The segment ACCATCGATCATTATGGGTGCTTCTATGGGAGTTTTAGGTACAGTTAAAGCACAAATGCATTTACGCGATATTTTATTTGCAAGCGGCTTAAATTCACCCGTATTACCAATGAATGAAGTTTACGTTGGAGCGGCACATACAAAATTCAATGAGCAAGGTCAACTTACAGATGCAGCGACTGTGAATTTCATTGACATTGTTATTGCAAATTTCCAAGAATGGATGAAAAACTTTAATTTAATTCAGTAAAATTCCCTACTTCAGTAAGTGGAAGATGATTGCCTAATAAGCAATTCTATTAGTGGGGTTCAAATTTCAACTGAATCAAGTTAAGCCCCGGCGGATGTCACAGATTTTTTAAAAGGAGTTTTTCGAACGGGCTCGAAAAAAATCTGGACGCAATTACGCCGAGGCGTAATTGATTTAATAGACGAAAAGGATGTCCGAATACAACTTCTCGGACATCCTTTCTTATTAATGAAGGCTATTCAAATGCTATCGGATACTTTTTCATTTTCAAATACATCATAAAAATGGTCGTTAAACCTAAGCTAAATAAACCAAATACTAAGCCTGTAATCGGTAAACCGAACCAATCTAGTAACGCCCCTGTGGAAAGAAGGACGATTTGGAATAATGTTTGATCAATCATATTACGGAATGCAAAGAAGCGACCATGGAACTCTCCCGGAACTTCTTTTTGAAAAATCGTCATCGTCGTTGGGAAGAAACAACCGACCGCAAAACCAAACAAGCCAAAAACAATAAGATTCATCATTTCAATTGTTGAGAAATAAAGAAGGGATTGCAAGAAGCCGATGAAAAGAGCCAACCCGAACATCATCGTTCCTGTGCGTAACCTTGCTCCAAGATATTTAACCGCAATAGCACCTACCATAAAACCAATACCTTCTACTGTATAAATTAAACCCGAGATACTTGCCGAATCATGCATTTGCGAGATTTTCATAATCATCAAGTTAAACGAGCCTAAAAATAATATCGGCACAACAATTAACACTAACGTCACAAGCACAACCGGAAACTGCTTTAATATCGGTAGCACTTCTTTAAAACTGCCACTGTCTTTCATTTTAGCCGTTGACTGTGCATCTTCCCCATCAATTTTCAGACCGAATAATACAAAAACCATCGCTATATACATAATGAGAGAAACGACATACAGCCAAATTAAATCAGCATAGGCTACAAATAATCCAGCAGCCGCTGCACCAATAATTCGTGACATCGTCCGTGCGTTCATATGCCAACCGTTCAATGTAAGTAAATCTTTTTTATCCACGATTTTTGGAATAATCGACTGCAATGCTGGCATGAAAAAGGTTGCGGCAACTTGCAAAGCCACTAAAAAAACGACCATGAGTAACACCGAATCAAAAGCAATCGCAGCGAACATAATAAATACCGTCACAACTCGTGCAATTGATGATGCAATAAGCACTTTCTTTTTACTACTAGCATCGATAATTTTCCCAGCCATTGGTGCGACCAATACCCCTGCTAGCATACCGATTGCTAAAATTACAGATTTATAAAAATCGGAGGGCACAAATTCTGTCATAAAGGCTAAGTTTCCGATAATCCCCGCCCACAGCCCGAGCCCGACGACAAATTCGCCAATGAGCACAATCCACACATTTCGATTACGCCACATTCTTTTTACCTCCTTTGAACTCCATTTGTTACCATCTTATATAATTTCGGGACACTAAACAATACGAAGTTATTAAGGAGGGATTTCTTGTATATAGTTACCAAACACCTTTTTACCATTTATTTAACACTTATAATTTGATATGCTACAATTTTAGTATTGTAGGATTTTCCAATTAACTTTGATAATAGCAAAAGGTTGGTGAGGTTCAATCGTGATTTTAACATTTTTCTTAATAGTAATTTTAGTTTTTACTGCATTGTCATTGGAACGAATTTTAAAAGATATACGGGATCAAAATAAGGAAATTATCGAGCTCTTAAAGAAGGATACAGAGGGTTTTGAAACTAAAGATTAATCCAGGTTATTTCAAAGAATGCATAATAATATTCGAGGGGGTAACATAATTGATTGGATTTTTTCTAGGGCCACTATTCATTTCGCTACTTGTCCTTTTAGTAATATTTTGGACTTTTGGCTTTGTCATTAGAAAATTGCTAGGTGTCGAAAGAATGAAATGGGTCTCTAATCCTTACGTTAATGAAAGACATAAAAAGTTAGACTGGTCGGTACGAATACCTTTTACGATTCTATTTTTGATTAGCTATTTTAATTATTCTAACAATAATTTTATTGAAGCTGCTTGGTATTTCAATCCATGGTTCATCGTAATTACTATATTAATCGTAACTGAAATTTTACGTGCATTTATGGAATGGAAATACGCAGAAAATAAAAAGAAGTATATTGTTACAATCGCAGAAATGCTGTTTACGACTAGCGTTTTATATTCGATCATACGCACTGACTTTTTCGGGATATTTAACTGATTGGAGGTTAACCTTTTGAATAATAACAAACCTTCAAAGTTAAATAGGCTAAGAGCAAAATACGCTGCACTATTTGTTGCTTTAGGTTGTTTATATAGTTTTGTAAATGGGTTCGGCGAAAATTGGTTTATGACCATACTGTTAGGTTCCGGTGTTTTAATTTGCGGATTGATTGCCTTCTTTGATATTACGCGAGCTAGGCGGTAAGTTCTCTTAGCTTAAAGGAAAAAAGGGGAAAGCTTAATCTATGTGGGATTTTTTAATAGGCATTTCAATCCTTCTATTGCTACTATTTTTTTGTTCCTTTTTGGCAGATGTATCCCCTGTCTAGCTTGCACATTTTAGACCAAAAATAAAATACATACTATTACTTGTTTAAATACTGTAACACTCAATCACTTTCAATCAATTACGCCGAGGCGTAATTGCGTCCAGATTTTTTCGAGCTCGCTCGAAAAACTTCCCTTAAAAATCTGTGACATCCGCCGGAGCTTAACTTGATTCAGCCGAGGTTTGAACCTCCACTGAATAAAATTACCTTTTTGGCATTCATCCCCCACTTATAGAAGTAGGGGACTTCTGCTGAATTAAGTTAAATTAACGTTATTGCAGAAACAATCGCGTTTTGCCACCTTTTAGCTAAAGTCATAACACAAAATATGACACATACAATTTTATTGAAGAGGTGACGACTTCGAGAAGAGTTGTAATGGGTATTCTTTTGATTGCCCTCATTATTGGTGTCATTATTATCGGAGTAAATTGGAGTAAAGCAAAGGCTACCAATTCAGAAGAACAATTAGAAAAAGACTTAGTAAAAAGTATGAAAGAAACGAAAGTAGAAAATGACAAAGTAATTCAGTTATTAACGGAAATTCCACTTGCGTTAAATGAGAACGGATTTGCGAAAGTAGGAGTAGGCTTTCATCATGAAGACCGCGTATTTTCTGTCCAAGCTGAAGAGGTAACCTTTACGAGGAGGAATAAGAAGGCTATTAAGAAGATTATTAAAAATACTACAAAAGAGAATGACTTTAAAAATTTTAAGGTAGAATTTCTATCGATGGATCGTTTCAAGTTAAGTGAAGAAGACATTAAACTTAGAGAATCATTCAATGAAATATCAAATTTGATATCAAAAGTATTAGAAGAAAACGGATATACTCGTTCTGCCTACTCTATTAAAGAAGAGGATATATTGATTGAAGTGACCAATGCGGATCTAGTTAATAAAGAGGTAATAGAAACGCTTATTGCAAACTCCATTTTTTCAAAAACAAATAGGCATTATACCGTAACGATAAAAGAACAAAGTAAAAATCAAATTTTAGATCAACAATGGCAACCTATATTTGACGCTATCAGAACAGAAACTGAAAAGAATTTTAAGGAATACCGGGGTTTTGCCTACTCATTTCATCCTAAACCATTAGAAATTATTATTAAAACGAACTTGAAGAATCATAAATGGTTTTGGAATTCTGATAAGTCGACCGATCAAATAGAAAATTATATAGAAAAAATAATCGCTTTAAAAAGAGCTGAACTTTCAATTGAAGAAATACCATATGAAATTATTATTCTTGATAAAAAAGATAAGCAAATGAATTAATGTGGCGTTTTTATTCAAAATGCTTTTAGCTTGGCGAACTATTGACAAGCTCACCAAGCTTTTTCTTGCGTGTACCGCCTCGGTCGTTCATCCACTATACACATCCGCGCTCTCATTAGGAAGTTCACTAAAATTCCCTCTATATTCATCATCATATTTATGACAGCTCACATATCTACCTTCACTTACATTGATTTCTCTAGGTACGACCATTTCGCATACTGCTTGTTTAATGGGACACCTCGTATGAAAAGGGCAGCCACTTGGTGGATTTGACGGACTTGGAACGTCACCGGTTAGGATAATTCTTTCCTTTTTGCTATCTTGATCTAGTGATGGTACTGCCGACATGAGCGCTTGTGTATATGGATGGAGCGGATTTTTAAATAATCCCTTCTTATCGGATAATTCTACGATTCTACCTAAATACATAACGCCTATTCTATCGCTAACATGTTTGATCACACTTAGGTCATGGGCGATAAATATGTAAGTAAGCCCGAGAGATTCCTTTAAGTCTTGAAACAGATTTAAAATTTGCGCTTGGACTGACACATCTAAAGCAGAAACGGGTTCGTCCGCTATGATTAACGATGGATTTACTGCGATTGCCCTCGCAATTCCTATGCGCTGTCTTTGTCCGCCGCTAAATTCATGTGGGTATCGATCGATATGAATTGGACTGAGCCCTACTTTCACCAATAGCTCTTGGACTTTATTTGACCTTTCTTTAGACCCTTGAACAATACCATGAGTTTGTAACGCTTCTCCCAAGATTGCTCCAACCGTCATTTTAGGATTGAGCGAGGCATAAGGATCTTGAAAGACGATTTGCATTTCCCCTCGCATTTTCCTTAAATCCTTTTCATTTAAAGAAGTCACTTCTTTCTCGTTAAAAATAACTTTCCCCTCTGTAGGTTCAATAAGACGTAGAATACTTCTACCCATAGTTGATTTCCCACAGCCGCTCTCGCCTACAATCCCTAATGTTTCTCCTTTGTTAACGTAAAAGTTTAGTCCATCTACGGCTTTTACAAAATGCTTTTCTTTTTGTAAGAAACGTTTTTTAATTGGAAAGTGCGTTTTTAAGTTTTCGACTTTCAATAAAGCGTTACTCAAACTTCCACCCCCTGCTCCTCGTATAACCAGCAACGTACCTTTTGAGAATCTACCTGAAATAAGGATGGGTTATGCTTATGACATTTCGCTAGTACATGTTGACACCTAAAACGAAACGGGCAGCCTTCCGTTATTTCTCCTATATTCGGGACATTCCCTTCAATAGGGGTGAGCCGGTCATCATTTTCACTATCAATGTTCGGGACTGAATTTAACAAACCAATTGTATAAGGATGTTTAGGGTTTTTAAAAATTGTTCGAACATCTGCTTGCTCCACAATTTGCCCATAATACATAACAATCACCCGGTCCGCCATTTCCGATACGACACCTAAGTCATGTGTGATGAGTAAAATGGCTGTATCGTATTGTTGTTGCAATGATTTCATTAAATCTAAAATTTGCGCTTGGATCGTTACATCTAATGCAGTAGTAGGTTCATCAGCAATAAGGAGCTTAGGGTTACATGCCATTGCCATTGCAATCATTACCCTTTGTCTCATCCCCCCTGAAAGCTGATGCGGATATTCTTCGATAATGCTTTCCGCGCGAGGTATTCCTACCTTTTTTAAAATTTCAATTGCCTTTTCCTTGCTATTGGCTTTTGTAGCAAATCCATGTAGAAAAAGAACTTCGCTAATTTGCTTTCCGATTTTATGGACAGGATTTAAGGATGTCATAGGTTCCTGAAAGATCATCGAAATTTTATTACCTCGAACTTTACGCATCTCTTTTTCTGAAAATGTATTTAGATTTTCTCCTTCAAATAATATTTCCCCTTGGGTAGTGCTCGAATTCCCCTCAATTAGCTGCATCAACGAAAGTGCTGTTACACTTTTTCCGCAGCCAGATTCTCCAACTAAACCAACCGTTTCTCCTTGCTGAATAGTAAATGATAAATCTCTTACTGCTGGAATAATTTCTGATTGATCAT is part of the Solibacillus sp. FSL K6-1523 genome and harbors:
- a CDS encoding DUF4181 domain-containing protein, with the protein product MIGFFLGPLFISLLVLLVIFWTFGFVIRKLLGVERMKWVSNPYVNERHKKLDWSVRIPFTILFLISYFNYSNNNFIEAAWYFNPWFIVITILIVTEILRAFMEWKYAENKKKYIVTIAEMLFTTSVLYSIIRTDFFGIFN
- a CDS encoding ABC transporter ATP-binding protein, which translates into the protein MSNALLKVENLKTHFPIKKRFLQKEKHFVKAVDGLNFYVNKGETLGIVGESGCGKSTMGRSILRLIEPTEGKVIFNEKEVTSLNEKDLRKMRGEMQIVFQDPYASLNPKMTVGAILGEALQTHGIVQGSKERSNKVQELLVKVGLSPIHIDRYPHEFSGGQRQRIGIARAIAVNPSLIIADEPVSALDVSVQAQILNLFQDLKESLGLTYIFIAHDLSVIKHVSDRIGVMYLGRIVELSDKKGLFKNPLHPYTQALMSAVPSLDQDSKKERIILTGDVPSPSNPPSGCPFHTRCPIKQAVCEMVVPREINVSEGRYVSCHKYDDEYRGNFSELPNESADVYSG
- a CDS encoding ABC transporter ATP-binding protein translates to MTNQTIVQDLLSVQHVNISFKNDQSEIIPAVRDLSFTIQQGETVGLVGESGCGKSVTALSLMQLIEGNSSTTQGEILFEGENLNTFSEKEMRKVRGNKISMIFQEPMTSLNPVHKIGKQISEVLFLHGFATKANSKEKAIEILKKVGIPRAESIIEEYPHQLSGGMRQRVMIAMAMACNPKLLIADEPTTALDVTIQAQILDLMKSLQQQYDTAILLITHDLGVVSEMADRVIVMYYGQIVEQADVRTIFKNPKHPYTIGLLNSVPNIDSENDDRLTPIEGNVPNIGEITEGCPFRFRCQHVLAKCHKHNPSLFQVDSQKVRCWLYEEQGVEV